From the genome of Vitis riparia cultivar Riparia Gloire de Montpellier isolate 1030 chromosome 2, EGFV_Vit.rip_1.0, whole genome shotgun sequence, one region includes:
- the LOC117929198 gene encoding putative pentatricopeptide repeat-containing protein At5g47460, giving the protein MQRSFSELVQKCLQNQNQSHHLILRHTYANHVHKIYPPKEGESEAWSNLTWALTQGGNRTEIALSEASGVINSGTKPNAYALLHLVRASTNLGLIPFGLQLHSYILRSGFGSNVFVSTALLNFYIRIESLKYAHNVFVEIPEPSVVSWNSLISGYAHAGQFRAALGLFLKLERSDICADAFSFTAALATCGHLSLLRLGESIHSKIVKSGLEWSVVVANCLVDMYGKCGYVQEAIRVFDSIIDKDIISWNTVISASARNRKLEQAFSYLRQMPEPDTISYNELINGIAQFGNMEDAIQILSSMPSPNSSSWNSIITGYVNRDLSWEALDFYSKMQSKDIEMDRFTFSSILSGIASLAALKWGVLIHCCTIKCGLDESIVVGSALIDMYSKCGQVKNAEMLFQSLPRKNLVTWNAMISGFAHNGNFTEVIKLFKQLKTERDLKPDGITFLNVLLACSHNQIPLQVAIQYFESMIKDHGIEPTAEHCCSMIRLMGQRGEVWRAERMICELGFSSCGLVWRSLLGACGACGDLDVAEVAAAKVIELEGHNEFVYVMMSNMYACYGKWGDVSVVRKLMRERGVRKGAGCSWIQVANVIPASSMMG; this is encoded by the coding sequence ATGCAAAGATCTTTCTCAGAGTTAGTCCAAAAGTGCCTGCAAAATCAAAACCAGTCCCATCATCTTATTCTAAGGCACACTTATGCAAACCATGTACATAAAATTTACCCCCCAAAAGAGGGAGAGTCTGAAGCATGGAGCAATCTCACTTGGGCACTCACCCAAGGTGGCAACAGAACTGAGATTGCCTTATCCGAGGCCTCTGGAGTGATTAATTCTGGCACCAAACCAAATGCCTATGCTCTACTCCATTTGGTCCGAGCCTCAACCAACCTGGGTTTGATCCCTTTCGGCCTGCAGCTTCATAGCTATATTCTGCGATCTGGGTTTGGTTCCAATGTCTTTGTCTCCACAGCCCTCCTTAATTTTTACATCAGAATTGAGTCACTGAAATATGCGCACAATGTGTTTGTTGAAATTCCTGAACCCAGTGTAGTGTCTTGGAATTCTTTGATTTCTGGGTATGCACATGCTGGGCAGTTTCGCGCGGCACTGGGTTTGTTTCTTAAGCTTGAGAGGTCTGATATTTGCGCGGATGCCTTCTCATTCACTGCCGCATTAGCTACATGTGGCCATCTAAGTTTGTTGCGGCTTGGCGAGTCAATTCACTCCAAAATTGTGAAGTCTGGCCTAGAGTGGAGTGTCGTTGTTGCGAATTGCTTGGTTGACATGTATGGAAAATGTGGGTATGTGCAAGAGGCTATTCGGGTCTTTGATAGCATAATTGATAAGGACATTATTTCATGGAATACAGTTATATCTGCAAGTGCCAGAAACCGAAAACTTGAACAAGCATTCAGTTATTTGAGGCAGATGCCTGAACCTGATACAATCTCATATAATGAATTGATCAATGGCATTGCACAGTTTGGCAACATGGAAGATGCTATTCAGATTTTGTCGAGTATGCCAAGCCCGAATTCATCTTCATGGAATTCAATAATAACCGGATATGTAAACCGGGATCTTTCATGGGAAGCGCTAGACTTCTATAGCAAAATGCAGTCAAAAGACATTGAAATGGATCGGTTCACATTTTCAAGCATTTTGAGTGGCATTGCAAGTCTGGCGGCCTTAAAATGGGGGGTGTTGATCCATTGTTGCACTATAAAGTGTGGCTTGGATGAGTCTATAGTTGTTGGGAGTGCTCTCATTGACATGTACTCCAAATGCGGGCAGGTAAAGAATGCTGAAATGTTGTTTCAGTCACTACCCAGAAAGAATTTGGTAACTTGGAATGCAATGATCTCTGGCTTTGCTCACAATGGCAACTTCACTGAGGTGATCAAACTGTTTAAGCAGTTGAAAACTGAGAGGGACTTGAAACCCGATGGGATTACATTCCTTAATGTTCTATTGGCATGTTCACATAATCAAATTCCATTACAGGTTGCCATCCAGTACTTTGAGTCTATGATAAAAGACCATGGGATTGAACCAACAGCTGAGCACTGTTGCTCCATGATTCGGCTTATGGGACAGAGAGGTGAGGTTTGGAGGGCAGAGCGAATGATATGCGAACTGGGATTCAGCTCGTGTGGGCTGGTCTGGAGATCTTTGCTTGGTGCATGTGGAGCTTGTGGGGATTTGGACGTTGCAGAAGTTGCAGCTGCGAAGGTGATTGAATTGGAGGGTCATAATGAGTTTGTGTATGTGATGATGTCTAACATGTATGCATGTTATGGGAAATGGGGAGATGTCAGTGTAGTTAGGAAGCTGATGAGGGAGAGAGGGGTGAGAAAAGGAGCTGGCTGCAGCTGGATTCAGGTGGCAAATGTGATCCCAGCTTCATCCATGATGGGATGA
- the LOC117904721 gene encoding WAT1-related protein At5g47470-like isoform X1, translating into MHAKTRVETREEDWVGGKKRLVMELPKREMLEDFAVIGGLVGVQVVYAGNALVLSYLMSVGLNPLSLVVYSAFATFIVLTPLSFYFERSKWPSRISCKLWIQLILISFTGVTLFQSLFLMGIEKTSPAIATAMPNLAPGLIFIIACSFRLEKVNISCMYSQVKIIGTLLCVVGAVVMSLLHSTTEKSSKLSEIVFNEEKIVGCLYLLAAVFTLSSNVVLQATTLGDFPAPISLCAITSLIGVFLTMIVEFLQNHKFDTGWPNLSLHDIVFYSLLGGSVSGVCVSFNGWAMKKRGPVLVSMFSPIGTVCSVILSVMTLGESISIGSLCGMCLMFTGLYFVLWAKGKEGFQVGETLEPELEPEPENDVEKPLLDHTYLVSKSHGSSADQRSFQHARWMKLIGVECSNTLWNWKLVQVLCKYFKFLVFENLNNQVIKKMIADLWGGVGFIGDNTTNIATLGHLLKRIQIQKIRYEILYSNMSFMIERRKRLLIQIFLGLEIHLGPPNLFKLYIYFFKNKKTCTK; encoded by the exons ATGCATGCAAAGACCAGGGTAGAAACAAGGGAGGAGGATTGGGTGGGTGGGAAGAAGAGATTAGTGATGGAGCTGCCAAAGAGGGAGATGCTTGAGGACTTTGCAGTGATAGGGGGTTTGGTGGGGGTGCAGGTTGTGTATGCAGGCAACGCATTGGTGCTGAGTTATCTCATGTCCGTTGGCCTCAACCCCCTCTCCCTTGTTGTCTATTCTGCTTTTGCCACCTTCATTGTCCTCACTCCTCTCTCCTTCTATTTTGAAAG GAGTAAATGGCCCAGCAGAATCAGCTGCAAGTTATGGATTCAGCTGATCTTGATTTCCTTCACCGG GGTAACTTTGTTCCAATCTCTCTTCTTAATGGGAATTGAGAAAACCTCACCTGCAATTGCTACAGCAATGCCCAACCTCGCTCCTGGACTCATCTTCATCATTGCTTGCAGTTTTAG GCTAGAGAAAGTTAACATATCTTGTATGTACAGCCAAGTCAAGATCATAGGCACTCTTTTGTGTGTGGTTGGTGCTGTTGTGATGAGCCTTTTGCACAGCACCACAGAAAAGTCATCAAAACTATCAGAAATAGTCTTCAATGAAGAAAAGATTGTCGGTTGCTTGTATCTCTTGGCAGCCGTCTTCACTTTATCTAGTAATGTTGTGTTGCAG GCTACTACTTTGGGTGATTTTCCCGCACCGATCTCCTTGTGTGCCATAACATCGCTAATCGGCGTGTTTCTAACTATGATCGTTGAGTTCCTTCAAAATCACAAGTTTGATACTGGCTGGCCCAACTTGAGTCTCCATGACATTGTCTTTTATTCTCTACTG GGAGGCAGTGTGAGTGGAGTATGTGTGAGCTTCAATGGGTGGGCAATGAAGAAAAGAGGACCAGTTCTAGTGTCCATGTTCAGCCCCATTGGAACAGTCTGCTCTGTAATCCTCTCTGTTATGACCCTAGGAGAGTCCATTTCCATTGGA AGCCTGTGCGGTATGTGCCTCATGTTCACCGGCCTCTACTTTGTGCTGTGGGCTAAAGGGAAAGAAGGATTCCAGGTGGGTGAGACCTTGGAGCCGGAGCTGGAGCCGGAGCCGGAAAATGATGTAGAGAAGCCTCTCTTGG ACCATACATATTTGGTTTCAAAGAGTCATGGGTCCAGTGCAGACCAGCGATCCTTCCAACACGCAAGATGGATGAAATTGATTGGCGTTGAATGTTCAAATACTCTATGGAATTGGAAGTTGGTTCAAGTGTTGtgtaaatatttcaagtttctgGTATTTGAAAATCTTAATAACCAAGTAATCAAGAAAATGATTGCAGACttgtggggtggggtggggttcATAGGCGATAACACTACCAACATTGCCACATTGGGACATCTATTGAAGAGAATTCAGATACAAAAAATTAGATATGAAATCTTATACAGTAATATGTCATTTATgattgaaagaagaaaaaggcttttgatacaaatttttttaggtCTAGAAATTCATTTGGGACCACCAAACCTtttcaaactatatatatatttttttaagaataaaaaaacttgtACCAAATGA
- the LOC117904721 gene encoding WAT1-related protein At5g47470-like isoform X2 yields the protein MHAKTRVETREEDWVGGKKRLVMELPKREMLEDFAVIGGLVGVQVVYAGNALVLSYLMSVGLNPLSLVVYSAFATFIVLTPLSFYFERSKWPSRISCKLWIQLILISFTGVTLFQSLFLMGIEKTSPAIATAMPNLAPGLIFIIACSFRLEKVNISCMYSQVKIIGTLLCVVGAVVMSLLHSTTEKSSKLSEIVFNEEKIVGCLYLLAAVFTLSSNVVLQATTLGDFPAPISLCAITSLIGVFLTMIVEFLQNHKFDTGWPNLSLHDIVFYSLLGGSVSGVCVSFNGWAMKKRGPVLVSMFSPIGTVCSVILSVMTLGESISIGSLCGMCLMFTGLYFVLWAKGKEGFQVGETLEPELEPEPENDVEKPLLGILFTDVEESLSM from the exons ATGCATGCAAAGACCAGGGTAGAAACAAGGGAGGAGGATTGGGTGGGTGGGAAGAAGAGATTAGTGATGGAGCTGCCAAAGAGGGAGATGCTTGAGGACTTTGCAGTGATAGGGGGTTTGGTGGGGGTGCAGGTTGTGTATGCAGGCAACGCATTGGTGCTGAGTTATCTCATGTCCGTTGGCCTCAACCCCCTCTCCCTTGTTGTCTATTCTGCTTTTGCCACCTTCATTGTCCTCACTCCTCTCTCCTTCTATTTTGAAAG GAGTAAATGGCCCAGCAGAATCAGCTGCAAGTTATGGATTCAGCTGATCTTGATTTCCTTCACCGG GGTAACTTTGTTCCAATCTCTCTTCTTAATGGGAATTGAGAAAACCTCACCTGCAATTGCTACAGCAATGCCCAACCTCGCTCCTGGACTCATCTTCATCATTGCTTGCAGTTTTAG GCTAGAGAAAGTTAACATATCTTGTATGTACAGCCAAGTCAAGATCATAGGCACTCTTTTGTGTGTGGTTGGTGCTGTTGTGATGAGCCTTTTGCACAGCACCACAGAAAAGTCATCAAAACTATCAGAAATAGTCTTCAATGAAGAAAAGATTGTCGGTTGCTTGTATCTCTTGGCAGCCGTCTTCACTTTATCTAGTAATGTTGTGTTGCAG GCTACTACTTTGGGTGATTTTCCCGCACCGATCTCCTTGTGTGCCATAACATCGCTAATCGGCGTGTTTCTAACTATGATCGTTGAGTTCCTTCAAAATCACAAGTTTGATACTGGCTGGCCCAACTTGAGTCTCCATGACATTGTCTTTTATTCTCTACTG GGAGGCAGTGTGAGTGGAGTATGTGTGAGCTTCAATGGGTGGGCAATGAAGAAAAGAGGACCAGTTCTAGTGTCCATGTTCAGCCCCATTGGAACAGTCTGCTCTGTAATCCTCTCTGTTATGACCCTAGGAGAGTCCATTTCCATTGGA AGCCTGTGCGGTATGTGCCTCATGTTCACCGGCCTCTACTTTGTGCTGTGGGCTAAAGGGAAAGAAGGATTCCAGGTGGGTGAGACCTTGGAGCCGGAGCTGGAGCCGGAGCCGGAAAATGATGTAGAGAAGCCTCTCTTGG GTATCCTCTTCACGGACGTTGAAGAGTCGTTGTCCATGTGA
- the LOC117928043 gene encoding zinc finger protein ZAT4 gives MEKHKCKLCSRRFSSGRALGGHMRSHLATLPIPPKTPQHSDRTDPVSSSSSSSSSEEEEEEGEEQRSEGEEKALAYGLRENPKRSFRLADPEFSFAVDAGSVVQDRESETESRNPTRRRSKRAWKLGVPNQGLDLKKPKLGKSETTESPTEPEPVSSVSNTWPEEDIAMCLVMLSRDTWTRSDEDQDIKDEEERSVDETCKKVFSSFEASPVEKVVNKASKKKIKTCFEDESNPENGGNVKIYECPFCSRVFRSGQALGGHKRSHLLNNSTTTTAAAAAAAAASANSEKFQNGVIDLNLPAPPEDYAFSQHSAVSYAEFIANTIKC, from the coding sequence ATGGAGAAGCACAAATGCAAGCTCTGTTCAAGGAGGTTCTCCAGTGGCAGAGCTTTGGGTGGTCACATGAGGTCTCACCTAGCCACCCTCCCCATTCCTCCGAAGACCCCGCAACACAGTGACCGGACCGACCCTgtttcctcttcctcttcctcttcttccagtgaggaagaagaggaagagggGGAGGAGCAAAGATCAGAAGGAGAGGAGAAGGCTCTGGCTTATGGGTTGAGGGAGAATCCCAAGAGGAGTTTTAGATTGGCAGATCCTGAGTTTTCGTTCGCTGTGGATGCTGGGTCCGTGGTCCAGGACCGCGAGAGCGAGACCGAGTCCAGGAACCCAACTCGGAGGCGATCCAAACGAGCTTGGAAACTGGGTGTGCCCAACCAGGGACTGGATTTGAAGAAACCTAAATTGGGAAAATCGGAGACCACCGAGTCGCCGACTGAGCCGGAGCCGGTGAGTTCAGTTTCCAACACTTGGCCTGAAGAGGATATTGCTATGTGCCTGGTGATGCTTTCGAGGGATACATGGACCAGAAGCGATGAAGATCAAGACattaaagatgaagaagaaagatCAGTTGATGAAACATGCAAGAAGGTGTTCTCATCCTTTGAAGCATCCCCAGTTGAAAAAGTCGTTAACAAAGCCAGTAAGAAGAAGATCAAAACCTGTTTTGAAGACGAATCAAATCCAGAAAATGGAGGTAATGTGAAAATTTATGAGTGCCCATTTTGCAGTAGAGTGTTCAGGTCTGGCCAAGCATTGGGTGGGCACAAGAGATCACACCTCCTCAATAATTCAACCACCACAACTGCCGCCGCTGCCGCTGCTGCTGCCGCTTCTGCGAATTCTGAGAAATTCCAGAATGGGGTGATAGATCTCAATCTCCCTGCTCCACCTGAAGATTATGCCTTTAGTCAGCACTCTGCAGTTTCATATGCAGAGTTCATTGCCAATACCATAAAATGttga